In Podospora pseudopauciseta strain CBS 411.78 chromosome 3, whole genome shotgun sequence, one genomic interval encodes:
- a CDS encoding hypothetical protein (COG:S; EggNog:ENOG503P1GJ) yields MVPLSVEILALVCVLLRLYSRWWMGGKFEVDDWVMMIVVGLYIGFEAVGCTAAGAAFGVDIWTVDANALGTALKLFYMAETFYLVILALTKISILCFYLRIFTQPHFRTITLVVMAWVGLSGLIFVFCQIFQCAPISFIWEGWRKGEFGPFSCLDINALGYTTAAFSIAQDIVILVMPLPLLIKLNVNVRSKICIIVMFSLGIFALITSCVRLWALYDFGDSVNPTWDYTNALIWTGLEVGVSIIVTSLPAIRVLLGRRGRGDGGGLLGGGGGGGGWSRDMASRGTSSSFGNTTTVVASRHTMPPHLKRISSVSRISSIRVGVEDTEKGRGDDVERGRGLEVLDGGKAELEDVMAGGNGGLQEEGLRRPWSDVSVGNSTVVGSESDFEQGVDISDLGWPLMNKAVLAGTGGVGGQRLSHMPSIDEVLTYSGSNWQGIGPRSQGSQGSRLSNNWSYDSEGSGNSMLTFGWEESTSGGWESWDWQGSGSGSVAGVLWRGSMNENGNGSRSGSGSGGYEEEEDSMLGGQSKKRSGSERG; encoded by the exons ATGGTGCCGCTGTCGGTTGAGATACTGGCTTTGGTGTGTGTTTTGCTCCGGTTGTACTCacggtggtggatgggcGGGAAATTCGAGGTGGACGATTGGGTTATGATGATTGTTGTG ggaCTCTACATCGGCTTCGAAGCCGTAGGCTgcaccgccgccggcgccgccttCGGAGTGGACATCTGGACCGTCGACGCCAACGCCCTCGGCACCGCCCTCAAG CTCTTCTACATGGCCGAAACTTTCTACCTCGTCATCCTAGCCCTCACCAAAATCTCCATCCTCTGCTTCTACCTCCGCATCTTCACCCAACCCCACTTccgcaccatcaccctcgTCGTCATGGCCTGGGTCGGCCTCTCGGGCCTGATCTTTGTTTTCTGTCAAATCTTCCAGTGCgcccccatctccttcatctgGGAAGGCTGGCGAAAAGGTGAATTCGGCCCCTTTTCCTGCCTCGACATCAACGCGCTGGGGTACACCACCGCCGCGTTCAGCATCGCGCAGGACATTGTCATCCTTGTCATGCCGCTTCCGCTATTGATCAAATTAAATGTGAATGTCCGGTCCAAAATCTGCATCATCGTCATGTTCTCGCTTGGGATTTTTGCGCTTATTACGAGCTGTGTGAGGTTGTGGGCTTTGTATGATTTTGGGGATAGTGTTAATCCGACGTGGGATTATACGAATGCGTTGATCTGGActgggttggaggtgggggttAGCATTATTGTTACTTCTCTTCCTGCGATTAGGGTGCTGCTGGGtaggaggggcaggggggacggcggcgggttgttgggtggtggtggtggtggtggtggttggtcgAGGGACATGGCGTCGAGAGGGACCTCGTCAAGTTTTGGCAACACGACTACTGTTGTGGCGAGCCGGCATACTATGCCGCCTCATCTGAAGAGGATTAGTAGCGTGAGTAGGATTAGTTCTATTagggttggggtggaggatactgagaaagggagaggggatGATGTGGAAAGGGGCAGGGGAttggaggttttggatggAGGTAAAGCTGAACTGGAGGATGTGATGGCGGGGGGCAACGGGGGGTTGcaagaggaggggttgaggaggccgTGGAGTGATGTTAGTGTTGGGAATAGTACTGTTGTTGGAAGCGAAAGTGACTTTGAGCAGGGGGTGGATATTAGTGACCTAGGGTGGCCGTTGATGAATAAGGCTGTTTTGGCGGGGACTGGGGGAGTAGGGGGGCAGAGATTGAGTCATATGCCAAGTATTGATGAGGTTTTGACGTATAGTGGTAGTAATTGGCAGGGGATTGGACCGAGGTCGCAGGGGAGTCAGGGGAGTAGGTTGTCGAATAACTGGAGTTATGATTCAGAGGGGTCGGGGAATAGTATGTTGACCTTTGGTTGGGAGGAGAGTACAagtggaggatgggagagtTGGGATTGGCaagggagtgggagtgggagtgttGCTGGCGttttgtggagggggagtatgAATGAAAATGGGAATGGTAGtaggagtgggagtgggagtgggggctatgaggaggaggaggatagtaTGTTGGGTGGGCAGAGCAAGAAACGGTCAGGGTCGGAGAGGGGCTAG